In Cynocephalus volans isolate mCynVol1 chromosome 3, mCynVol1.pri, whole genome shotgun sequence, one DNA window encodes the following:
- the LYSMD2 gene encoding lysM and putative peptidoglycan-binding domain-containing protein 2, whose product MADSSPALSQREGGPRAPPPPRSRSGSESEEAELSLSLARTKTRSYGSTASVRAPLGAGVIERHVEHRVRAGDTLQGIALKYGVTMEQIKRANKLFTNDCIFLRKILNIPVISEKPLLFNGLNSIDSPENETVDSNFSHEEEPVVVGKDLPPSSPQESDVQPVQAEDVSARDFLQRLDLQIKLSTQAAKKLKEESRDEESPYATSLYHS is encoded by the exons ATGGCGGACTCCTCGCCCGCGCTGTCCCAGCGGGAAGGCGGCCCccgcgcgccgccgccgccgcgctcgCGCTCCGGCTCCGAGTCCGAGGAGGCCGAGCTGTCGCTGAGCCTGGCCCGCACCAAAACCCGCTCCTACGGCAGCACGGCCAGCGTGCGGGCGCCGCTGGGCGCCGGCGTCATCGAGCGCCATGTGGAGCACCGCGTCCGCGCCGGCGACACGCTGCAGGGCATCGCGCTCAAGTACGGAGTCACG atgGAGCAGATTAAAAGGGCCAATAAACTGTTTACCAATGATTGTATATTTCTGAGGAAAATTTTGAACATCCCAGTTATATCAGAGAAGCCTTTGTTGTTTAATGGACTTAACTCCATTGATTCTCCAGAAAATGAAACTGTTGATAGCAATTTTTCTCATGAAGAGGAGCCAGTGGTGGTTGGGAAAGACCTCCCTCCTTCCAGCCCTCAAGAATCTGATGTTCAGCCGGTGCAGGCTGAAGATGTGTCAGCCAGAGATTTCTTGCAGAGACTTGACTTGCAGATTAAGTTATCAACACAGGCAGCCAAGAAACTAAAAGAAGAGAGCAG agatgaagaaagtCCCTATGCAACTTCCCTCTATCACAGTTAG